From the genome of Arvicola amphibius chromosome 9, mArvAmp1.2, whole genome shotgun sequence:
TGGGTCCAGCCCCTGCTGCCAATCTgcctgcagcagctgctgcacaccctcatgctgccagcagtctagctgccagccctcatgctgccaatcttcctgctgtgtgcctgtctgctgcAAGCCTCTCTGCTGCACACCAGTCTGCTCTGGGTCTTCCTCCTGCTGCCAGCAGTCTAGCTGCCAGCCCTCATGCTGTACCTCCTCACCTTGTTGTGTGACCCTTTGCTGCAAGCCTGTCTGCTGCACACCCATCTGCTCTGGATCCTCATGCTGCCAGCAGTCTAGCTGCCAGCCCTCATGCTGCCAATcctcctgctgtgtgcctgtctgctgcAAGCCTGTCTGTTGCACACCCATCTGTTCTGGCTCCTCATGCTGCCAGCAGTCTAGCTGCCAGCCCTCATGCTGCCAGCcatcctgctgtgtgcctgtctgctgcaagcctatctgctgcaagccctgctccaGCGTGTCCCTGCTCTGCCGCCCTGTGTGCAGACCCGCCTGCTGTGTGCCCAGCTCCTCCTGTTGTGCCTCctcctgccagcccagctgctgcaagccctgctccaGCGTGTCTCTGCTCTGCCGCCCTGCCTGCTCCAGCCAGGCCTGCTGTGGCCTCTCTTCTGGCCAGAAGTCCAGCTGCTGATGGGCCTGTTCCTGGTTCCAGCTGACTCATTCCCTCCCTGTGGCCCCTCCCAGCTTTCTCAGCCTGATCTTCACCTGGGATAGCCAATCACCCAGGATGAAGCCCCCAACTTGTCCTTTGTGAGTTGACCTTCCCAGGGGGCCTGCTGATGCTCAGTGCCACtgccccctcccattccctctgttCTGGTTACCTGCCCCTGACATCAGCTTATCTGCAGCCCATGGCTTCAATAAACTCTTTTACCCACCTGGATCTGCTCTTATTCTCTGAAACATGCGGTTCAAATAAATATCCATCTTCCTAGCCAGGAATGTTTCTAGGAGGGACAGTAGCCACCTCCCCTGGGGGTCACCAGTTGTTTGAATAAAGAATGTCCCAAATAGGCACATTTATTTGAAGACGTGGTCTCTGGTGCATGGTTCTGTTTGGGCAGTTGTGAAACTTTTAGAGACTTGCTTGAGGATGTAAGTCATGGGGGCAGGTTTTGTGGGCTGATAGCCTCGCCCACTTTGATTCCACGCTCTCTGTTTTCTGCTCATGGTTAGAGATGAGCTCTCTGGCATCCTGCTCCATTCACCTGTTGCCGTTTATCCCCCATCTTTAcggactctccctctggaaccctaagctaaaatgaactctttctttcATAAGTCATGGTGCTTAGTCATAGCTacaaaataatgaatacaaaatGGGCAGGCTGAGCACTTGACAGCTCAAGCCAGCGTGagcctggtgtgtgtgttgggggatttGGGTGCTCCGTCCCTATACCTCCCCATTGTCACCATCCCTAGCTCCTTCTCGGCCTTCTGTGACTCCCGATCCCCTGGACATCTTTGGGAGGGTTTTGTTCTCTGTCACCTGTCGGTTCCCAAACTCCACACCATTTCCTGGAAGTCTCCAGGAAACAGACTTCTCCCCACTGTGAGAGCCACAGGAGCAGAAAGAGCCCCTGTTCCCAAAGGAACCCGAGCAAGTGTCCCATACTGTGACCAAGGCATACTGCACATTGAGCCAACTCTGAAGGTCACACAGGCCTTCCCCCTCTTTAGGACAGGTGCGTGGAACTGGCACGTAGGTTCACATGGGCAGAACCTTGCTAAAGAAGAGAGTAAGTGTGCACACTTCGGCATGCACACACTCAGCAGTTGGCAGAGCTAAATTACCGGTTGGCTGGTCAGACTGCCTGTATTTGGCTAAGGACGGTTTGGTGAGATGTGTGGACAGAAATAGCCCGCAGCGGAAAAGACGCAGACCTAGCACTCTGCTTCGCCGACTGTAATAAAACACGCATAGCACAGAACTCTCTGTGTTCTTTGTGAGCGCATCCCGGCTGCGCTGAGTTCATTCACATGCTACCTACCAAATCTCAGCTATCCTGTGAACTCCTGGCTGCTTGCtccacacccctccccacccctaccccaaatCCCTGGCACCCTTGTTGTTGTGTCCGCCTGAATCTGAGCCTTTGGGAACCTAAGCAAATTGGTGCACCACCTGTCCTTCTGGTCTGGTTTGTTTTCCTCAGTGTGAGGTCCTCCCGGCTCCTTCATGATGGAGTTATTTCTCTCGACAGGCTGAAAACATTCTGTTGGGCCATGGGCTAGGCTGTTTGTCCTGAGCTGGCTGGGGAGCTAGAGTGGGGAGCCACACTGAATTCCCACCCAGAAAGTACTACTGGGTAGGGTGCCATcagctcctcccactccctgactagtcccacctcctcctctcagTCCCACCCTCTTGCTAtccccaccctctctccccaccccctcccaggccctgctcttctctcccctccattcCCAACTGTTTCACCCTGTTGGCCTTGCACATCCTTCTtggtccttccctcctccctttccttcagcTCTGCCCCACCTCTGGCCCTGGTCTCCACAGAAGAATGAATACCTGCTCTCCCTGCTGGCGGAGGAGAGGGACACACTGCTGCTCGGCCTGAGGTACTCACCCACACAGCTGCACTTCCTATTTCTCACCGAGGACTTGGCTGGTGCCTGGCAGACCCGTGTGTCCTTCCGGAGCCCCGGCCTCATGGACAGCCAGTGGCACACGCTGATCTTGGCTGTGTCCCAAGGATCCTTTTCCCTCACCATGGACTGTGGCTTCCCAATGGACATGTAGGTACCAGGATGTTCATTCCAGAGATTAACCGTGCTGTGTGTCATCTGAGCAACCTATTGCAGTGACTATTCTGCCACTGCACCATGGGGGTTGGGTCCTGGGCAAGTtcacccctgcccctgccctgccAGATCCTTTACTTGGGGCAGGCTATGGAGAATGCCTTAGGTGCATTATGGAATGCCTTAGGACCTTATGGAAGACAGGCTTCCATTATGAGGCCAGGGGTCATAGAGCAGCTACATAGCTCTGTGAAATGGAGGTGCCCAGTCAGGGGCTAGAAATCATCTACTTGGAGCAACTGTGGCCAAGGTAGATCTGAGGCCCTTGGGTTGAGAATGCAGGCCATCTCTAAGGCTACAGGCTGGGCTCAGGAGCCAGGATGCCTAGCCACAGAGCGGAGGCGGGCTGTGGGTGGAGGGCTGACTGCCTGGTACCCCTGGCCTGGAGCTTGGTGCACTGTAGCAGATGGTTAaggctggaggaagcaggagctATAGGAGAGGACAGCATGTCATGGCACACTGCACCTCATGCAGTGGCTCCAGCCACACGTCCCTCCCTTGACCTGCTATCTTTCATGTCTTCCTCAGTGAGTTCAACCTTCGTAGCAATCACAACCCACACTT
Proteins encoded in this window:
- the LOC119822348 gene encoding keratin-associated protein 10-3-like isoform X7, with the protein product MATSTMSVCSDACTNSSWQVDDCPESCCEPGCCAPSCCQSSCCQPSCCQSSCCGPSCCGPSCCQPSCCAPAPCLTLICTPVSCGSSPCCQSACSSCCTPSCCQQSSCQPSCCQSSCCVPVCCKPLCCTPVCSGCQPSCCQSSCCVPVCCKPVCCTPICSGSSCCQQSSCQPSCCQPSCCVPVCCKPICCKPCSSVSLLCRPVCRPACCVPSSSCCASSCQPSCCKPCSSVSLLCRPACSSQACCGLSSGQKSSC
- the LOC119822348 gene encoding keratin-associated protein 10-2-like isoform X3, which gives rise to MATSTMSVCSDACTNSSWQVDDCPESCCEPGCCAPSCCQSSCCQPSCCQSSCCGPSCCGPSCCQPSCCAPAPCLTLICTPVSCGSSPCCQSACSSCCTPSCCQQSSCQPSCCQSSCCSSCQPSCCTSSPCCVTLCCKPVCCTPICSGSSCCQQSSCQPSCCQSSCCVPVCCKPVCCTPICSGSSCCQQSSCQPSCCQPSCCVPVCCKPICCKPCSSVSLLCRPVCRPACCVPSSSCCASSCQPSCCKPCSSVSLLCRPACSSQACCGLSSGQKSSC
- the LOC119822348 gene encoding keratin-associated protein 10-2-like isoform X1, whose protein sequence is MATSTMSVCSDACTNSSWQVDDCPESCCEPGCCAPSCCQSSCCQPSCCQSSCCGPSCCGPSCCQPSCCAPAPCLTLICTPVSCGSSPCCQSACSSCCTPSCCQQSSCQPSCCQSSCCVPVCCKPLCCTPVCSGSSSCCQQSSCQPSCCTSSPCCVTLCCKPVCCTPICSGSSCCQQSSCQPSCCQSSCCVPVCCKPVCCTPICSGSSCCQQSSCQPSCCQPSCCVPVCCKPICCKPCSSVSLLCRPVCRPACCVPSSSCCASSCQPSCCKPCSSVSLLCRPACSSQACCGLSSGQKSSC
- the LOC119822348 gene encoding keratin-associated protein 10-4-like isoform X2 yields the protein MATSTMSVCSDACTNSSWQVDDCPESCCEPGCCAPSCCHCCQPSCCAPAPCLTLICTPVSCGSSPCCQSACSSCCTPSCCQQSSCQPSCCQSSCCVPVCCKPLCCTPVCSGSSSCCQQSSCQPSCCTSSPCCVTLCCKPVCCTPICSGSSCCQQSSCQPSCCQSSCCVPVCCKPVCCTPICSGSSCCQQSSCQPSCCQPSCCVPVCCKPICCKPCSSVSLLCRPVCRPACCVPSSSCCASSCQPSCCKPCSSVSLLCRPACSSQACCGLSSGQKSSC
- the LOC119822348 gene encoding keratin-associated protein 10-2-like isoform X9, with amino-acid sequence MATSTMSVCSDACTNSSWQVDDCPESCCEPGCSAPSCCAPAPCLTLICTPVSCGSSPCCQSACSSCCTPSCCQQSSCQPSCCQSSCCVPVCCKPLCCTPVCSGSSSCCQQSSCQPSCCTSSPCCVTLCCKPVCCTPICSGSSCCQQSSCQPSCCQSSCCVPVCCKPVCCTPICSGSSCCQQSSCQPSCCQPSCCRPCSSVSLLCRPACSSQACCGLSSGQKSSC
- the LOC119822348 gene encoding keratin-associated protein 10-2-like isoform X8, encoding MATSTMSVCSDACTNSSWQVDDCPESCCEPGCCAPSCCQSSCCQPSCCHCCAPAPCLTLICTPVSCGSSPCCQSACSSCCTPSCCQQSSCQPSCCQSSCCSSCQPSCCTSSPCCVTLCCKPVCCTPICSGSSCCQQSSCQPSCCQSSCCVPVCCKPVCCTPICSGSSCCQQSSCQPSCCQPSCCVPVCCKPICCKPCSSVSLLCRPVCRPACCVPSSSCCASSCQPSCCKPCSSVSLLCRPACSSQACCGLSSGQKSSC
- the LOC119822348 gene encoding keratin-associated protein 10-9-like isoform X4 — encoded protein: MATSTMSVCSDACTNSSWQVDDCPESCCEPGCCAPSCCHCCAPAPCLTLICTPVSCGSSPCCQSACSSCCTPSCCQQSSCQPSCCQSSCCVPVCCKPLCCTPVCSGSSSCCQQSSCQPSCCTSSPCCVTLCCKPVCCTPICSGSSCCQQSSCQPSCCQSSCCVPVCCKPVCCTPICSGSSCCQQSSCQPSCCQPSCCVPVCCKPICCKPCSSVSLLCRPVCRPACCVPSSSCCASSCQPSCCKPCSSVSLLCRPACSSQACCGLSSGQKSSC
- the LOC119822348 gene encoding keratin-associated protein 10-9-like isoform X5; its protein translation is MATSTMSVCSDACTNSSWQVDDCPESCCEPGCCAPTPCLTLICTPVSCGSSPCCQSACSSCCTPSCCQQSSCQPSCCQSSCCVPVCCKPLCCTPVCSGSSSCCQQSSCQPSCCTSSPCCVTLCCKPVCCTPICSGSSCCQQSSCQPSCCQSSCCVPVCCKPVCCTPICSGSSCCQQSSCQPSCCQPSCCVPVCCKPICCKPCSSVSLLCRPVCRPACCVPSSSCCASSCQPSCCKPCSSVSLLCRPACSSQACCGLSSGQKSSC
- the LOC119822348 gene encoding keratin-associated protein 10-9-like isoform X6, translated to MATSTMSVCSDACTNSSWQVDDCPESCCEPGCSPCLTLICTPVSCGSSPCCQSACSSCCTPSCCQQSSCQPSCCQSSCCVPVCCKPLCCTPVCSGSSSCCQQSSCQPSCCTSSPCCVTLCCKPVCCTPICSGSSCCQQSSCQPSCCQSSCCVPVCCKPVCCTPICSGSSCCQQSSCQPSCCQPSCCVPVCCKPICCKPCSSVSLLCRPVCRPACCVPSSSCCASSCQPSCCKPCSSVSLLCRPACSSQACCGLSSGQKSSC